Proteins encoded together in one Chaetodon auriga isolate fChaAug3 chromosome 20, fChaAug3.hap1, whole genome shotgun sequence window:
- the daglb gene encoding diacylglycerol lipase-beta — protein sequence MPGIVMFGRRWGIASDDLVFPGSFELFVRVLWWIGTMILFTYHKGHFDCNGRGVLHSYLVGLLVVLAFIILSLCAIVYVSAQGTITNPGPRRSIPVLVYLRALLYIPELVWACLGAVWVSDDSQGCDPATVGAVIAAVVASWIILLFTGLGVVFVFDPLGNPRPQPAAMEPLGVRDLESNESTQFLSTARTLAVKVWESRLRLLCCCLPQDESHRAAFSSIAQLFSGFFSDTDLVPSDIAAGLALLHQEQDKMEQSRDPEVTVDHSPSSPIGEDLETELEKAAHCMKFAAAAYGWPMYVYSNLLTAPCKLSGDCCRSRAAEYDIVGGDNLGCHFSSILHSTGLQYRDFIYVSFHNQIYEIPFFVALDHKREAVLVAVRGTLSLKDVLTDLSAECENLPIEGVSGACYAHKGISQAAGYIYKKLVNDGILNQAFSIAPEYKLVITGHSLGAGTASLLAILLRNSFPTLQCYSFSPPGGLLSKALADYSKDFVVSVVLGKDLVPRLSIPNMEDLKRKILKIVSNCNKPKYRILLQGCWYELFGGDPDDFPTEMDNRREEELSQPLLGEESLMIRHSSSYQSLASDDSPAHTAAHLPLFLPGRVLHITEDGPSRRSCFSQVRYRADWSNEMAFRSILISPRMLADHMPDAVLRALSSLTSERPFTLCPSSLSNSQQNTV from the exons ATGCCTGGAATCGTGATGTTTGGTCGGCGGTGGGGGATCGCCAGTGACGACCTTGTTTTCCCCGGCTCCTTTGAACTGTTCGTCCGTGTACTTTG gtGGATTGGTACTATGATCCTGTTCACTTACCACAAGGGGCATTTTGATTGCAATGGCAGAGGAGTTCTTCACAGCTATCTGGTTGGATTGCTGGTTGTGCTGGCGTTCATCATCCTGTCACTTTGTGCTATTGTCTATGTCAGTGCCCAGG GGACCATTACAAACCCTGGCCCACGCCGTTCTATCCCTGTGCTGGTGTACCTGCGAGCTCTGCTGTATATCCCTGAGCTGGTGTGGGCCTGTCTGGGAGCTGTCTGGGTGTCTGATGATAGCCAAGGCTGTGATCCTGCCACAGTTGGTGCTGTCATTGCAGCAGTGGTCGCCAG CTGGATCATCCTGCTCTTCACTGGGCTAGgcgtggtgtttgtgtttgacccACTGGGCAATCCCcgtcctcagcctgctgccatGGAGCCACTGGGAGTACGAGACCTGGAGAGCAACGAGAGCACCCAGTTCCTCTCCACAGCTCGCACCCTGGCTGTCAAGGTGTGGGAGAGCAGGCTGCGCCTCTTGTGCTGTTGTTTGCCGCAAGATGAAAGCCACCGAGCAGCATTCTCCAGCATCGCACAGCTCTTCAGCGGATTCTTCTCT GACACAGACCTGGTCCCCAGTGACATAGCAGCTGGTTTGGCTCTGCTGCACCAGGAGCAGGATAAGATGGAGCAAAGCAGAGACCCAGAGGTCACAGTCGATCACAGCCCTTCTTCTCCCATC GGAGAAGATTTGGAGACAGAGTTGGAGAAAGCGGCTCACTGCATGAagtttgctgcagcagcttatGGCTGGCCCATGTACGTTTACTCCAACCTCCTCACTGCACCCTGCAAGCTCAGTGGAGACTG CTGCAGGAGTCGTGCGGCCGAATATGACATCGTTGGAGGAGACAACCTCGGctgtcatttttcatccatCCTGCACAGCACTGGTTTGCAGTACAGAGACTTCATCTACGTCAGCTTCCACAACCAG ATCTATGAGATCCCCTTTTTCGTGGCTCTGGATCATAAGAGAGAGGCTGTTCTGGTGGCTGTTAGAGGAACACTGTCGCTGAAG GATGTCCTGACAGACCTGTCTGCTGAGTGTGAGAACCTGCCTATAGAGGGAGTGTCTGGAGCCTGCTATGCTCACAAG GGCATTAGCCAGGCGGCGGGTTACATCTACAAGAAGCTGGTCAACGATGGCATCCTCAACCAGGCTTTCTCCATTGCACCG GAATATAAGCTGGTCATCACTGGTCACAGTCTGGGTGCTGGTACAGCCTCACTACTCGCCATCCTATTGCGCAATTCCTTCCCCACCCTGCAGTGCTACTCATTCTCTCCACCAGGGGGCCTCCTGAG tAAAGCTTTGGCTGATTACTCCAAGGACTTTGTGGTCTCAGTTGTGCTGGGAAAAGATCTGGTCCCCAG ATTGAGCATTCCTAACATGGAGGATCTGAAGAGAAAGATACTTAAGATAGTTTCCAACTGCAATAAGCCcaag TACCGCATcctgctgcagggctgctggTACGAGCTGTTTGGAGGAGACCCAGACGACTTCCCGACTGAGATGGAcaacaggagggaggaggagcttAGCCAGCCGCTGTTGGGGGAGGAGTCACTGATGATTCGCCACTCGTCATCCTATCAGAGCCTGGCATCGGACGACTCGCCTGCTCACACAGCGGCGCACTTACCTCTCTTCCTGCCCGGACGCGTTCTGCATATCACGGAGGACGGGCCGTCACGGAG aTCGTGTTTTTCCCAGGTCCGGTATCGTGCGGACTGGTCCAATGAAATGGCGTTCAGGAGTATTTTGATCAGTCCCAGGATGCTTGCAGATCACATGCCTGACGCTGTGCTCCGGGCACTCAGCAGTCTGACCAGTGAGAGGCCCTTCACGCTCTGCCCTTCGTCTTTAAGCAACAGCCAGCAAAATACTGTGTGA
- the LOC143339207 gene encoding cerebellar degeneration-related protein 2-like, producing MLNSGRMEEFVTEEEEPWYDQQDLEQDLHLAAELGKTLLERNKELEDSLQQMYITNEEQVQEIEYLSKQLEVLRDMNEQHAKVYEQLDGTARELERTNHTLVMDSKASQQKIETLTGTIEVLQNQVEALSGQVEQLRSMEQLRVRREKRERRKTIHSFPCLRELCTAPRYEDEFVVGRAESFSVEVKSQPFEEENQHLREAVSALRAAVRTERGRREGVERECNLLIAEFSRLQTRVQDAESCQGRVRELEVELQELQQLRRARTFLLSSEDDGVALTQTVLNSTPETDTFLEMEVGETGGGVREVTEGGGGVGGETLPESSPVRKSCSDTALNAIVARDASGRRRGSYALHANSVRKRGMSILREVDEQYHALLEKYEELLGKCRRHEESLCHAGVQTSRPVSRDPSMKDCAMGPTPAPPPTPTQSPSTPEAIESISKQVEAVDKRLGQNTPEYKALFKEIFSRIQKTKMDIKATKAAKASKSGKSGKSSKQ from the exons ACCTCCACTTGGCAGCAGAGCTGGGTAAGACTCTGCTGGAGAGAaacaaggagctggaggactCCCTGCAGCAGATGTACATCACTAATGAAGAGCAAGTGCAAGAGATCGAG TACCTGTCCAAGCAGCTGGAGGTTCTGCGGGACATGAATGAGCAGCATGCCAAAGTGTACGAGCAGCTGGACGGGACAGCCAGAGAGCTGGAACGCACCAACCACACACTGGTGATGGACAGCAAGGCCTCGCAGCAAAAGATAGAGAC GTTAACAGGGACCATTGAGGTTTTGCAGAACCAGGTGGAGGCTCTCTCAGGGCAGGTAGAGCAGCTTCGCTCCATGGAGCAGCTCCGAGtcaggagggagaagagggagcgACGCAAGACCATCCACTCCTTCCCTTGCCTGAGGGAGCTTTGCACAGCACCCAG GTATGAGGATGAGTTTGTGGTGGGCAGGGCTGAGAGTTTTTCCGTGGAAGTGAAATCCCAACCGTTTGAAGAGGAGAACCAGCATCTGAGGGAGGCGGTGTCGGCTCTACGAGCAGCTGTTCGGACCGAGAGGGGGCGCAGGGAGGGCGTGGAGAGGGAGTGCAACCTGCTCATTGCAGAGTTCTCCCGCCTGCAGACACGAGTGCAG GATGCTGAGAGCTGCCAGGGGAGGGTGCGGGAGTTGGAGGTGGAGCTACAGGAGCTACAACAGCTACGTCGGGCTCGGACTTTCCTGCTGAGTAGTGAGGACGATGGCGTGGCTCTTACCCAGACTGTCCTCAATAGCACCCCAGAGACTGATACCTTTCTGGAGATGGAGGTTGGGGAAACGGGAGGAGGTGTGAGGGAGGTGACTGAAGGCGGAGGAGGTGTGGGAGGGGAGACTCTTCCTGAGTCCAGCCCTGTgaggaaaagctgcagtgacacGGCCCTGAACGCCATTGTAGCGCGTGATGCATCTGGCCGCAGGAGAGGCAGCTATGCTCTCCACGCCAACAGCGTGAGGAAGAGGGGGATGTCCATCCTCAGGGAGGTGGATGAGCAGTACCACGCCTTACTGGAGAAATATGAGGAGTTGTTAGGGAAGTGTAGACGCCACGAGGAGAGCCTGTGTCACGCCGGTGTCCAGACTTCCAGACCCGTCTCACGAGACCCGTCCATGAAAGACTGTGCTATGGGCCCCACCCCAGcgcctccccccacccccacccagtCACCCTCCACCCCCGAGGCCATTGAGAGCATCAGCAAGCAGGTGGAGGCGGTGGATAAGAGGCTGGGACAGAATACTCCAGAGTACAAGGCCCTTTTTAAGGAGATCTTCTCTCGTATCCAGAAGACCAAGATGGACATCAAAGCTACCAAAGCTGCTAAGGCTAGCAAGTCTGGCAAATCTGGCAAATCTAGTAAACAGTAG
- the mrpl58 gene encoding large ribosomal subunit protein mL62 yields MAAHIARRTCLLCCRAGVKVIPQHVNLRSVVIADLSNTWQLSVGYGTRGTDTIQDVQVHIPVDRLRVSYSRSSGPGGQNVNKVSTKAEVRFHVQTADWIPEDVRQKIFEKNKTRINKAGELLVTSELSRSQQRNLSDCIQKISAIIAEASEKPHEPTAEDVALRAKRLEKRNNERLKQKKIHSAIKRSRQVDFD; encoded by the exons ATGGCGGCACACATAGCACGACGGACGTGTTTACTTTGCTGTAGAGCAGGAGTAAAGGTGATTCCACAGCATGTAAACCTAAGGAGTGTTGTTATAGCAGATCTTAGTAATACTTGGCAGCTGAGTGTTGGGTACGGGACGCGAGGGACAGACACCATACAG GACGTCCAAGTGCACATTCCAGTGG ACCGTTTGAGAGTATCGTACAGCAGAAGCAGTGGTCCTGGTGGTCAGAACGTCAACAAAG TCAGCACAAAAGCAGAGGTCCGGTTCCACGTGCAGACAGCAGACTGGATCCCGGAAGATGTTCGGCAGAAAATATTCGAAAAG AACAAAACCCGCATCAATAAGGCAGGGGAGCTGCTTGTGACCTCAGAGCTGAGCAGGAGTCAACAGAGAAACCTTTCTGATTGCATCCAGAAGATTTCTGCCATCATTGCCGAGGCCAGCGAGAAGCCACATGAACCGACGGCAGAAGATGTAGCGCTCAGAGCAAAGAG GTTGGAGAAGAGGAACAATGAGCGACTCAAGCAGAAAAAGATCCATTCAGCTATCAAGAGGAGCAGACAAGTGGATTTTGACTAA